The following are encoded together in the Capsulimonas corticalis genome:
- a CDS encoding VWA domain-containing protein: MDRTDERQRRWRLLLGGNEADGIGCALSDQDAAIDRALSALYDPTMSGGFSSKGERRGGSEASAPNVARWLGDIRSYFPASVVRVMQQDALERLNLRQMLLEPEMLSAVEPDVHLVATLIALKNVIPSRTRDTARQVVRQVVEDLQKRLASPTRQAVQGSLNRAIRNRRPRHNEIDWNRTIRANLRHYQPEYKTIIPETRIGFGRKRAALRDIVLCIDQSGSMATSVVYASVFGAVLASLPAVDTRMVVFDTSVVDLTEELHDPVELLFGAQLGGGTDINRALAYCQEHVRRPQETIFVLISDLYEGGDRNQMLKRIATLVSAGVQFIALLALSDDGAPSYDHHNAEVLASLGVPAFACTPDQFPALMAAAIGRQDIGQWAAAQEIVTARRGA, encoded by the coding sequence ATGGATCGAACGGATGAGCGCCAGCGGCGCTGGCGTTTATTGCTGGGGGGAAACGAGGCGGACGGGATCGGCTGCGCGCTGAGCGACCAGGACGCCGCGATCGACCGGGCGCTCAGCGCGCTGTACGATCCCACGATGTCCGGCGGCTTTTCGTCGAAGGGCGAACGGCGCGGCGGTTCAGAGGCGTCGGCGCCGAATGTGGCGCGGTGGCTGGGGGATATCCGCAGTTACTTCCCGGCGTCCGTGGTCCGCGTGATGCAGCAGGACGCCCTGGAGCGGCTCAATCTTCGGCAAATGCTGCTGGAGCCCGAAATGCTGTCGGCGGTCGAGCCGGACGTGCATCTGGTCGCCACACTGATCGCGCTGAAGAACGTTATCCCCAGCCGCACGCGCGACACCGCGCGGCAGGTCGTGCGCCAGGTCGTCGAAGACTTGCAGAAGCGTCTCGCCAGCCCCACGCGGCAGGCGGTGCAGGGCAGCCTGAACCGGGCGATCCGCAATCGCCGCCCGCGTCACAACGAAATCGATTGGAACCGGACGATCCGCGCTAATCTTCGCCACTACCAGCCCGAGTACAAAACCATCATCCCCGAAACGCGCATCGGCTTCGGACGCAAGCGCGCCGCCCTGCGCGACATCGTCCTCTGCATCGACCAGAGCGGCTCGATGGCGACCTCCGTCGTCTACGCCAGCGTCTTCGGCGCCGTGCTCGCCTCGCTTCCCGCCGTGGATACGCGCATGGTCGTCTTTGACACCAGCGTCGTCGATCTCACGGAAGAACTGCACGATCCGGTCGAACTGCTCTTCGGCGCGCAGCTCGGCGGCGGCACGGACATCAACCGCGCCCTCGCCTACTGCCAGGAGCATGTGCGCCGCCCGCAGGAGACGATCTTCGTCCTGATCAGCGACCTTTACGAAGGCGGCGACCGCAACCAGATGCTCAAGCGCATCGCCACACTCGTCAGCGCGGGCGTCCAGTTCATCGCCCTGCTCGCCCTCAGCGACGACGGCGCTCCCAGCTACGACCACCACAACGCCGAAGTCCTCGCAAGCCTTGGCGTTCCCGCCTTCGCCTGCACTCCCGACCAGTTCCCCGCCCTGATGGCCGCCGCCATCGGCCGCCAGGACATCGGCCAATGGGCCGCCGCCCAGGAGATCGTCACCGCCCGGCGCGGCGCGTAA
- a CDS encoding AraC family transcriptional regulator gives MALHPHESQILYFNDIPTPLGQITGLGVIRKGTGTERGVLRVYGNYALVYFLEGVGEYCDANGRRHRIVPGDLVLVTPELPHRYTTRPGKYWSECYVIFDGPVFDLCRAQGVLDAARPIRHLEPVDAWLARLQSVIALPASQSPVEKAAEVSRLLALLMEIYARDSAPPPGPGTPAWLSAAKAALDAELETEIDLPAMARELGVSYETFRKGFQKHYGVSPGLYRTQRRLAVAGSLLKLTTMTHQRIASHLGFSDEFHFSKRFKQIVGVTPREYRRAGPQ, from the coding sequence ATGGCGCTGCATCCACATGAGTCGCAAATACTCTATTTCAACGATATTCCCACGCCGCTGGGACAGATCACTGGCCTGGGGGTGATCCGCAAAGGGACGGGCACCGAACGGGGTGTTCTGCGCGTGTACGGAAATTACGCGCTTGTGTATTTCTTAGAGGGCGTGGGGGAATATTGCGATGCGAATGGGCGCCGGCATCGGATTGTTCCCGGCGATCTTGTGCTGGTGACTCCCGAGCTGCCGCATCGCTATACGACGCGGCCGGGGAAGTATTGGAGCGAATGCTATGTGATCTTCGACGGTCCGGTCTTCGACCTTTGCCGCGCGCAGGGTGTTTTGGACGCCGCGCGGCCTATCCGTCATTTAGAGCCGGTTGACGCATGGCTCGCGCGCTTGCAGTCGGTCATTGCATTGCCGGCGTCGCAATCGCCGGTGGAAAAGGCGGCGGAAGTCAGCCGGCTACTGGCGCTGCTCATGGAAATCTACGCCCGCGACAGCGCGCCGCCGCCCGGTCCTGGAACGCCGGCCTGGCTGTCGGCGGCGAAAGCGGCCCTCGATGCGGAGCTGGAGACCGAGATCGACCTGCCGGCCATGGCGCGGGAGCTGGGAGTATCCTACGAAACCTTCCGCAAAGGCTTTCAAAAGCATTACGGCGTGTCGCCGGGGCTGTACCGAACACAGCGGCGGCTCGCCGTCGCCGGGAGCCTCTTGAAGCTGACGACGATGACGCATCAGCGGATCGCGTCGCATCTGGGCTTCTCAGACGAGTTCCATTTTTCCAAGCGGTTCAAGCAGATCGTCGGAGTCACGCCGCGCGAGTATCGCCGAGCCGGGCCACAGTAG
- a CDS encoding metallophosphoesterase family protein, which yields MRTLPLMRTAIITDIHGHYDGLLAAMADIETCACDRTLCLGDMVDGGDGSDAVVRFLRDHDIPTVFGNHDHYNDLDLAPDVQAFIDTLPETIVEGDALYTHISPRARQNKIADPYEAWNAFDETPARRIFVGHAHLAAIYGEQSAEFGAATSHLIQYNHPCRLDLTDRYLITVPAIGYSRDRIDHPRYCIYDDAQQTLELRLLDVPCLRF from the coding sequence ATGAGAACGCTTCCCCTCATGCGCACCGCCATCATCACCGATATCCACGGCCATTACGACGGTCTCCTCGCGGCGATGGCCGACATCGAAACCTGCGCCTGCGACCGTACGCTCTGCCTCGGCGACATGGTGGACGGCGGCGACGGCAGCGACGCCGTTGTCCGCTTCCTTCGCGACCACGACATCCCCACCGTCTTCGGCAATCACGATCACTACAACGACCTGGACCTCGCCCCCGATGTCCAGGCGTTCATCGACACGCTCCCCGAAACCATCGTCGAAGGCGACGCGCTCTACACGCACATCTCCCCACGCGCCCGGCAAAACAAGATCGCCGATCCTTACGAAGCCTGGAACGCCTTCGACGAAACACCCGCCCGCCGTATCTTCGTCGGCCACGCCCACCTCGCGGCCATCTACGGCGAACAGAGCGCGGAATTCGGCGCCGCCACCTCCCACCTCATCCAGTACAACCATCCCTGCCGCCTCGACCTCACCGACCGCTACCTGATCACTGTCCCCGCCATCGGCTACAGCCGCGACCGTATCGACCATCCCCGCTACTGCATCTACGACGACGCCCAGCAGACCCTCGAACTGCGCCTGCTCGACGTTCCCTGCCTGCGGTTTTGA
- a CDS encoding anti-sigma factor family protein — protein sequence MMDCETIRPKLMALLDGELGDDPRRACESHLERCAVCAQTLAEFQAIRDAPPAPSETFDVWEAVQAQIEPEMLTQALLAEMRLMREEMRSLSAEVSELRLALKQAPPSPARSTALDLPYVRKSTRSPFHLV from the coding sequence ATGATGGATTGTGAGACAATTCGACCGAAGCTGATGGCGCTGCTGGACGGAGAACTCGGCGACGATCCACGCCGAGCGTGCGAGAGCCACCTGGAGCGCTGCGCCGTCTGCGCGCAAACTCTTGCCGAGTTCCAGGCGATCCGTGATGCGCCTCCCGCGCCGAGTGAAACCTTCGACGTCTGGGAGGCCGTGCAAGCCCAAATCGAGCCGGAGATGCTCACTCAGGCGCTGCTCGCCGAAATGCGTCTGATGCGCGAAGAGATGCGCTCTTTGTCCGCTGAAGTGTCTGAGCTGCGCCTTGCGCTCAAGCAGGCGCCGCCTTCCCCGGCGCGAAGCACGGCGCTGGATTTGCCGTATGTGCGTAAATCGACGCGCTCGCCCTTTCATCTCGTTTGA
- a CDS encoding phytanoyl-CoA dioxygenase family protein yields the protein MNTQLTADQIAFYQENGYIVLENFLTPDELERWRWATDESVAQRLEAVNPGLTNQSNPDAYFAQVFTQCLKLADTHAGMREIMFDPELGKVAATLAGVEGIRIWHDQALIKPPYGNPTAWHLDNPYWSFSSRDSISIWVALDDATLSNGCLYYAPGTQKTARDETVDIGKQLGGLFSVYPEWRAIDPVAGPCPAGSAVFHNGLTAHGAGANMTNKPRRAMTCAYMPDGSTFNGTKNILPKDYFESLTIGDALNDNTMNPLIWSRKSS from the coding sequence ATGAACACTCAGTTGACGGCCGATCAGATCGCGTTTTATCAGGAAAACGGTTATATTGTCCTGGAGAACTTCCTCACTCCCGACGAGCTGGAGCGTTGGCGATGGGCGACGGATGAATCCGTGGCGCAGCGGCTGGAGGCGGTCAACCCTGGCCTGACCAACCAGTCCAATCCCGATGCGTATTTCGCCCAGGTCTTTACCCAGTGCCTGAAGCTCGCGGACACCCACGCGGGAATGCGGGAGATCATGTTCGACCCGGAACTCGGCAAGGTCGCGGCGACGCTCGCCGGCGTGGAGGGCATCCGAATCTGGCACGATCAGGCCCTGATCAAGCCGCCCTACGGCAACCCGACGGCCTGGCACCTGGACAATCCCTACTGGTCGTTCTCCTCGCGGGACTCGATCTCGATCTGGGTGGCGCTCGACGACGCCACGCTGTCCAATGGCTGTCTGTACTATGCGCCCGGAACCCAGAAGACCGCCCGCGACGAGACCGTGGATATCGGAAAGCAGCTGGGCGGCCTCTTCAGCGTCTATCCCGAATGGCGCGCGATCGACCCCGTCGCCGGTCCCTGCCCCGCCGGGTCGGCGGTTTTCCATAACGGCCTGACGGCGCATGGCGCGGGGGCCAATATGACGAATAAACCAAGGCGCGCCATGACCTGCGCGTATATGCCCGATGGCTCAACCTTCAACGGGACGAAGAATATCCTGCCTAAAGACTATTTTGAGTCGCTCACCATCGGAGACGCGCTGAACGACAACACGATGAACCCGCTGATCTGGTCGCGAAAGAGTTCTTAA
- a CDS encoding family 78 glycoside hydrolase catalytic domain: MIDIPNGFHAVRRRASRIAGALFLVLGASCAGLSVAGAACASPPISPVTFRRMTCEYLDSPQGIDIAAPRLSWREVSNTKEFTQQSYRILVSSSPAFLAAGKGDVWDSGVTRSPETNLIPVRGRALASRERCWWKVQVWDRQGRRSAWSQAATFTMGLLSPRDWRADWIGLRATGQDSETQAFLSQARWIWYPESGQPREAAPIGRRDFRIPVRIPDGRTVTRAIFIGTADNQFVLSVNGREAGRGDNWRQPRTIDATRFLHPGLNMLSVQASNIGENGPNPAGFIGALKIQYQDGGAPTVISTNAQWMSSQTANAGNAAPSDTGDWRPAVELGANGVQPWGVVSREDLSGDRPPLAARYLRREFDAKARIVRATAYLCGLGFFQCFVNGKPATDHVMDPALSDYEKAAYYVTADVTPLVRSGKNAIGVMLGNGRFFAPRLTSVGSTKDYGVPRLRMQLEIVYADGSRQTVASGPGWSASDQGPIRTNNEYDGETYDARMAFRDWTLPGFSPQDGRWAKAEVLPAPGGQLRSQMIEPMRVTETLRPIRVTSPQPGVYLVDMGRTFYGTVRLRARAARGVTVRMTSGYELLPSGLIKTADNRSAKATDVYTFAGNGVETWSPVFKGQGYRRIQVTGFPGKLSVNNFEGLIEHTDVRPVGSFSCSNVLINKVHDAMREGMRMFLRSAPLDPDRDERQSWMGDPAKDSESEAYNFDVAAFYTKWMDDVRRSQRPDGTIPDVSMYWEFGSGVEWPSVFTIIPDWYAGFYADTRLEQRNYEAMKRWVIAMKKLHGRPDGTLEGAGYGDWCDTYSMDGKGPDSGSTPHDLVSSAYQYHNVRILQQAAERNGMTEDASMWRSIGDALASAFMTKFYDPHTRSYTSGTQCSFVLPLAFGLTPADPAQRQAIVDNLVKDITVTHHNHLTVGLLGVQWLFQVLSDSGRPDVAWTLATQRTRPSWGYMIDYGSRSIWERWDYDTRDPGMNSEALLIQAGNVDAWFYQTLGGIQYDPAKPGFAHILIHPRMLGDLTWVKCRFDSPHGLIVSNWTRQGQYATMNVTIPANTTATVTTPDGAAHEVGSGAWVWRSSVAAGTWAKEGSAQARARY; encoded by the coding sequence ATGATTGACATTCCCAATGGCTTCCACGCCGTCCGCCGGCGGGCGTCCCGCATTGCCGGCGCTCTTTTTCTCGTCCTTGGAGCTTCCTGCGCGGGGCTTTCGGTCGCCGGGGCGGCGTGCGCCTCGCCGCCGATTTCTCCGGTCACATTCCGCCGCATGACGTGCGAATATCTCGACAGCCCCCAGGGGATCGATATCGCCGCGCCGCGCCTGAGCTGGCGGGAGGTGTCGAATACGAAAGAGTTCACCCAGCAGTCGTACCGCATTCTGGTGTCTTCCTCGCCCGCGTTTCTCGCCGCCGGCAAGGGGGATGTCTGGGACAGCGGCGTGACACGCAGCCCCGAAACAAACCTCATTCCCGTTCGCGGGCGCGCGCTGGCGTCACGCGAGCGGTGCTGGTGGAAGGTGCAGGTCTGGGACCGCCAGGGCCGGCGCTCGGCGTGGAGCCAGGCGGCGACATTCACCATGGGGCTGCTGTCGCCGCGTGACTGGCGCGCCGACTGGATCGGATTGCGCGCGACGGGTCAGGACAGCGAAACCCAGGCGTTTCTGTCGCAGGCGCGCTGGATCTGGTACCCGGAGAGCGGACAGCCGCGCGAGGCGGCGCCGATCGGGCGCCGTGATTTTCGTATCCCCGTGCGTATCCCCGACGGCAGGACCGTGACGCGAGCGATCTTTATTGGAACGGCGGACAATCAGTTCGTGCTTTCCGTGAACGGACGCGAAGCGGGACGCGGCGACAACTGGCGCCAGCCACGGACAATCGACGCGACCCGGTTTCTTCATCCCGGGTTAAACATGCTCTCCGTACAGGCGAGCAACATCGGGGAGAATGGCCCCAATCCGGCCGGTTTTATCGGAGCGCTCAAGATCCAGTATCAGGACGGCGGCGCGCCGACCGTCATTTCAACAAACGCGCAATGGATGTCGTCCCAAACGGCGAACGCCGGAAACGCTGCTCCAAGCGACACAGGCGACTGGCGGCCGGCGGTGGAGCTCGGCGCCAACGGCGTCCAGCCCTGGGGCGTCGTGTCGCGCGAGGATCTCTCCGGCGACCGCCCGCCGCTCGCGGCCCGGTACCTCCGGAGGGAGTTCGACGCGAAAGCGCGCATCGTCCGCGCGACGGCTTATCTCTGCGGCCTGGGCTTCTTCCAATGTTTCGTCAACGGCAAACCCGCGACGGATCATGTGATGGACCCGGCGCTCTCCGACTATGAAAAGGCGGCCTACTACGTGACCGCCGATGTGACGCCGCTGGTGCGCTCGGGGAAAAACGCCATCGGCGTCATGCTGGGCAACGGGCGGTTCTTCGCGCCGCGATTGACCTCGGTGGGCTCAACAAAAGACTACGGCGTTCCCCGCCTTCGGATGCAGCTGGAGATCGTCTACGCCGACGGATCGCGGCAGACGGTGGCGAGCGGCCCCGGCTGGAGCGCGAGCGACCAAGGGCCGATCCGGACAAACAACGAGTATGACGGCGAGACGTACGACGCGCGGATGGCGTTCCGCGACTGGACGCTGCCCGGCTTCTCTCCGCAGGACGGACGCTGGGCCAAAGCCGAGGTATTGCCGGCTCCCGGCGGACAGCTCCGTTCGCAGATGATCGAGCCGATGCGCGTCACCGAAACCCTCCGCCCCATTCGCGTCACGAGCCCCCAGCCCGGCGTATATCTCGTGGATATGGGGCGCACGTTCTATGGAACGGTCCGGCTGCGCGCCCGCGCGGCGCGTGGCGTCACCGTGCGGATGACCAGCGGATATGAGCTGCTTCCCAGCGGCCTCATCAAAACCGCCGACAACCGCTCGGCGAAGGCGACCGACGTCTACACATTCGCGGGAAATGGTGTGGAGACCTGGAGCCCGGTATTCAAGGGCCAGGGATACCGGCGCATTCAAGTCACGGGTTTTCCCGGAAAACTGTCCGTGAATAACTTCGAGGGGCTGATCGAACACACCGATGTCCGCCCCGTGGGCAGCTTCTCCTGCTCTAACGTCCTGATTAACAAAGTCCACGACGCCATGCGCGAGGGGATGCGCATGTTTCTGCGGAGCGCGCCGCTTGACCCCGATCGAGATGAGCGGCAGTCTTGGATGGGCGATCCGGCCAAAGACAGCGAGAGCGAGGCGTATAACTTCGATGTGGCGGCGTTTTACACAAAGTGGATGGACGATGTCCGCCGCTCACAGCGTCCCGACGGAACGATCCCGGATGTGTCGATGTACTGGGAGTTCGGCTCCGGGGTGGAGTGGCCCAGCGTCTTTACGATCATCCCCGATTGGTACGCCGGCTTCTACGCCGATACACGATTGGAGCAGCGCAACTATGAAGCGATGAAACGCTGGGTGATCGCCATGAAGAAATTGCATGGCCGGCCGGACGGAACGCTGGAGGGCGCGGGCTACGGCGATTGGTGCGACACCTATTCGATGGACGGCAAGGGGCCGGATTCCGGCTCGACGCCGCACGATCTTGTCTCCAGCGCTTATCAGTATCACAATGTCCGGATTCTACAGCAGGCGGCCGAGCGAAATGGAATGACGGAGGACGCCTCGATGTGGCGCTCCATTGGAGACGCGCTCGCGTCCGCGTTCATGACCAAATTCTACGATCCCCACACGCGCTCCTATACGAGTGGAACGCAGTGCTCCTTCGTGCTGCCGCTCGCCTTCGGCCTCACGCCGGCGGACCCGGCGCAGCGCCAGGCGATCGTGGACAACTTGGTCAAGGACATCACGGTCACTCATCACAACCATCTGACGGTCGGGCTGCTCGGCGTCCAATGGCTGTTTCAAGTCCTCAGCGACTCCGGCCGGCCGGATGTGGCGTGGACACTCGCTACCCAGCGGACCCGTCCGAGCTGGGGATACATGATCGATTACGGCTCCCGCTCGATCTGGGAGCGCTGGGACTACGACACCCGCGATCCCGGCATGAACAGCGAAGCGCTGCTAATCCAGGCCGGCAACGTGGACGCCTGGTTTTACCAAACGCTGGGCGGCATCCAGTACGATCCGGCCAAGCCCGGCTTCGCGCATATTCTTATCCACCCGCGCATGCTCGGGGATCTGACCTGGGTGAAATGCCGCTTCGACTCTCCGCACGGCCTCATCGTGTCCAATTGGACGCGCCAGGGACAGTACGCGACCATGAACGTAACGATCCCCGCGAACACCACGGCCACCGTCACGACACCCGACGGCGCCGCCCACGAAGTCGGTTCGGGAGCCTGGGTGTGGAGATCGAGCGTGGCGGCGGGAACGTGGGCGAAGGAGGGAAGCGCGCAAGCGCGGGCCAGGTACTAA
- a CDS encoding RNA polymerase sigma factor, with translation MDDETLMRRVAGGDASSFERLVKAHQQRLGRAAFAILGDRCAAQDAVQETMIRVWRNRAGYRRQSSLAVYLHKILRNICIDILRERSSKPAVAWDVEAVGEIPVAGGAAACELREALAWGLAQLPEEQRTIVALSEYEGFTYQEIAEIVGCPYGTVASRKYAAMDALRRSLRQWLNGEE, from the coding sequence TTGGACGACGAAACTTTGATGCGGCGCGTGGCGGGCGGCGATGCGTCGTCGTTTGAGCGCCTGGTGAAAGCGCATCAGCAGCGGCTGGGGCGAGCCGCGTTCGCGATCCTCGGCGATCGCTGCGCCGCGCAGGACGCCGTGCAAGAGACGATGATCCGGGTGTGGCGTAATCGCGCCGGATACCGGCGGCAGTCGAGCCTTGCCGTGTATCTGCATAAGATCCTGCGCAACATCTGCATCGATATTCTGCGAGAACGCAGCAGCAAGCCGGCGGTGGCGTGGGACGTCGAAGCCGTGGGAGAGATCCCCGTGGCCGGCGGCGCGGCGGCGTGCGAATTGCGGGAGGCCCTCGCGTGGGGGCTGGCCCAGTTACCCGAAGAGCAGCGCACGATCGTGGCGCTCAGCGAATACGAAGGCTTCACGTATCAGGAGATCGCGGAGATTGTCGGCTGCCCGTACGGCACGGTGGCGTCGCGAAAGTATGCGGCCATGGACGCCCTGCGCCGGTCGCTGCGGCAATGGCTGAATGGAGAAGAATGA
- a CDS encoding DUF1559 domain-containing protein, translating to MSTHAIRSRSGFTLIELLVVIAIIAILAAILFPVFAKAREKARQISCLSNMKQIGLGVTQYNQDYDENFPTGPLAGSLGQGWAGTVYPYVKSTGVFHCPDDPTSQMTNPANSVVSYPVSYAGNLNFLRTDIPSSDNRVAGQSIAALVAPANTVLLCEVHGIYGPITDIGENGGLNGVASSVSNGNPGGGVYPFRGGNGQGGNLMTGCLGKRDCTNSVLIPPYGEGFAAKTGLHMDGSNYLMTDCHAKWYRGTSVSGGYVAAAEDCNEDGSPALPDCAANGGMAAGTGNSQFAVTFSTR from the coding sequence ATGTCAACCCATGCAATCCGATCGCGGAGTGGATTCACACTCATTGAGTTATTAGTAGTTATCGCAATCATAGCGATTCTCGCAGCAATTCTCTTTCCAGTCTTTGCGAAGGCGCGCGAAAAGGCGCGCCAAATTTCGTGTCTGTCCAATATGAAGCAGATCGGCCTCGGCGTCACCCAGTACAATCAGGATTACGACGAGAATTTCCCCACCGGCCCGCTCGCCGGATCGTTAGGACAGGGCTGGGCGGGAACGGTTTATCCGTACGTCAAGAGCACCGGCGTATTTCACTGCCCCGATGATCCGACCTCACAGATGACGAACCCCGCGAACAGCGTCGTTTCTTATCCCGTTTCCTACGCCGGCAATCTCAATTTCCTGCGCACAGACATTCCCTCTTCTGATAATCGAGTCGCCGGGCAGTCCATCGCGGCTCTCGTGGCTCCGGCAAACACGGTGCTGCTGTGTGAAGTGCATGGGATTTATGGTCCCATCACCGATATTGGCGAGAACGGCGGCCTCAACGGCGTCGCCTCCAGCGTCAGCAACGGCAACCCCGGCGGAGGCGTTTACCCATTTCGCGGGGGTAACGGACAGGGCGGCAACCTGATGACCGGCTGCCTGGGCAAACGAGACTGCACGAATTCCGTGCTGATTCCGCCCTATGGCGAAGGCTTTGCCGCCAAAACGGGCCTGCATATGGATGGCTCTAACTATCTGATGACCGACTGCCACGCCAAGTGGTATCGCGGGACATCCGTCTCTGGAGGATATGTCGCCGCCGCCGAAGACTGTAACGAAGACGGCTCGCCGGCCCTGCCCGACTGCGCCGCCAATGGCGGCATGGCTGCGGGGACAGGGAATAGTCAGTTTGCGGTGACATTCAGCACACGATAG
- a CDS encoding SRPBCC family protein, with translation MVAQDYLCRIEAPVSAAEAFEKISRVSEWWAKNFSGSARELGDTFQVRFGGTFVDFEITEAEPSKKIVWQVVNCNLNWLSDKTEWSDTSVLWELSEGNGVTGVTMVHRGLVPGMECYEECNQGWNFFVSESLQQFLSVGQGLPKGDGGHNE, from the coding sequence ATGGTCGCTCAGGATTATTTGTGCCGGATCGAAGCCCCCGTCTCGGCGGCGGAGGCGTTTGAAAAGATTAGCCGCGTTTCGGAATGGTGGGCGAAGAACTTCAGCGGAAGCGCCCGGGAATTGGGAGATACGTTCCAGGTTCGCTTCGGGGGAACGTTTGTCGATTTCGAAATTACGGAAGCCGAGCCGAGCAAGAAGATTGTGTGGCAAGTGGTGAATTGCAATCTGAACTGGCTCAGCGACAAGACCGAATGGAGCGATACGAGCGTGCTCTGGGAGCTGTCGGAAGGCAATGGAGTGACTGGCGTCACGATGGTCCATCGCGGGTTGGTTCCCGGTATGGAATGCTACGAAGAATGCAACCAGGGATGGAATTTCTTCGTTTCCGAGAGCTTGCAGCAGTTTCTCAGCGTGGGCCAGGGCCTTCCCAAGGGAGACGGCGGCCACAACGAGTAA
- a CDS encoding type IV pilus twitching motility protein PilT produces MELNDLLAEMIERQASDLHLAAKHPPTLRYWGALSPVVLNGEPLAELGRDDVARLFASYLSDEELGAFRSGRDVNKSIEWEGHLFRSCFFQTRDGAAAALRLIPTSIPTLEALFGDDVETFRRLANLKRGLILTVGPTGSGKSTTTAAMLDEINRTRRERIITIEDPIEYVHQSKMSLISQREVGADIESVEQGALSALRADPDVILIGELRTPEAVRIAFALAETGHLVFSTLFAVSVSEAIQRLIESFPDSPDTMRRMLARSFAAVISQRLLPRANGRGRIPINEILLANTRVRGLIGGGATDLTVAIEAGRDEGMRTMDDAVLEAYRRGDITYDTAWNAVDNRERLGPRPVEVGVQEQSS; encoded by the coding sequence ATGGAACTTAACGATTTGCTCGCGGAAATGATCGAACGCCAGGCCTCGGACCTGCATCTCGCCGCAAAGCATCCGCCGACGCTGCGTTACTGGGGCGCCCTTTCGCCGGTGGTCTTAAACGGCGAGCCTCTGGCGGAGCTTGGCCGGGACGATGTCGCTCGCCTCTTTGCTTCCTATCTGTCCGACGAAGAGCTGGGCGCCTTCCGGAGCGGCCGCGACGTCAACAAAAGCATCGAGTGGGAGGGACACTTGTTCCGAAGCTGCTTTTTTCAAACTCGGGATGGCGCGGCGGCGGCGCTTCGCTTGATCCCGACCAGTATTCCTACACTGGAGGCCCTGTTTGGCGACGATGTGGAGACGTTCCGGCGTCTCGCCAATTTGAAACGCGGCTTGATCCTCACCGTCGGGCCGACCGGCAGCGGCAAGTCCACGACGACGGCGGCGATGCTTGATGAAATCAACCGAACCCGCCGCGAGCGGATCATCACGATCGAAGACCCCATCGAGTATGTCCATCAGAGCAAGATGAGCCTGATCAGCCAGCGGGAAGTCGGGGCCGACATCGAAAGTGTCGAGCAGGGCGCGCTGTCGGCCCTGCGCGCCGATCCCGATGTCATCCTCATCGGCGAGCTGCGCACGCCCGAGGCGGTCCGGATCGCCTTCGCGCTCGCCGAAACGGGCCACCTCGTCTTTTCCACGCTGTTCGCCGTCAGCGTCTCGGAAGCGATCCAGCGGCTCATCGAATCCTTCCCGGATTCCCCGGATACAATGCGCCGAATGCTGGCGCGTTCCTTTGCGGCGGTAATCAGCCAGCGCCTTCTGCCGCGCGCGAACGGCCGAGGCCGCATCCCAATCAACGAGATTCTGCTGGCGAACACACGCGTGCGCGGCCTGATCGGCGGCGGCGCGACGGATCTTACCGTGGCGATCGAGGCGGGCCGAGACGAGGGAATGCGCACCATGGACGACGCGGTCCTCGAAGCCTATCGGCGCGGCGATATCACCTACGATACCGCCTGGAACGCCGTCGACAACCGCGAACGCCTGGGGCCGCGGCCGGTTGAGGTGGGGGTGCAGGAGCAAAGTTCATAG